A DNA window from Dehalococcoidales bacterium contains the following coding sequences:
- a CDS encoding bifunctional 3,4-dihydroxy-2-butanone-4-phosphate synthase/GTP cyclohydrolase II — translation MGLATISEAIEDIQAGRFIIIVDDEDRENEGDLAIAAEKVSVEAINFMSKHARGLICLPMTGERLDELKLPLMVSDNTSKFSTAFTVSVEAKHRVSTGISAADRAETVKAMIDPSTTANDLSRPGHMFPLRARDGGVLVRVGHTEAIVDLARLAGLYPAGVICEILNEDGSMARLPQLEAIAEKFGIKIVSIADLINYRRRHEKLVHRVAEASLPTKYGRFTAIAYKSDIDPAEHVALVMGDLSSEEPVLVRAHSECLTGDVLGSLRCDCGEQVELAMRAIAEEGRGVFLYMRQEGRGIGFHNKLRAYALQDEGLDTVEANLSLGFAPDLRDYGIGAQILADLGLHRIRLLTNNPKKVIGLEGYGLQVVETVPIITLPNPHNRQYLETKQKKMGHKLGIECVQ, via the coding sequence ATGGGACTAGCGACTATTTCTGAAGCTATTGAAGATATCCAGGCAGGCAGGTTTATTATTATCGTCGATGACGAAGACAGAGAGAACGAGGGCGACCTGGCGATAGCTGCCGAAAAGGTCAGCGTCGAAGCGATAAACTTTATGAGCAAGCATGCCCGGGGACTGATCTGTCTGCCGATGACGGGCGAGCGGCTGGATGAACTGAAGCTCCCCCTGATGGTCAGTGATAATACCTCAAAGTTCTCTACCGCCTTTACCGTATCCGTGGAGGCAAAACACAGAGTAAGCACCGGCATTTCGGCAGCGGACAGAGCGGAAACGGTGAAGGCAATGATCGACCCGTCTACTACCGCTAATGACCTGTCCCGGCCGGGACATATGTTTCCTCTGCGGGCCAGAGACGGTGGCGTACTGGTGCGGGTGGGACATACTGAGGCTATCGTCGACCTGGCCAGACTGGCCGGTCTCTATCCAGCCGGAGTCATCTGTGAAATCCTGAACGAAGACGGATCCATGGCACGGCTGCCGCAGCTTGAGGCAATCGCAGAGAAGTTCGGCATTAAGATTGTCAGCATTGCCGACCTCATTAACTATCGCCGCCGTCATGAGAAATTAGTACACCGGGTCGCTGAGGCAAGCTTGCCGACCAAGTACGGCAGGTTTACCGCCATCGCCTACAAGAGTGATATCGACCCTGCCGAGCATGTGGCTCTGGTGATGGGTGATCTATCCTCCGAAGAGCCGGTACTGGTAAGAGCCCACAGCGAATGCCTGACCGGTGATGTACTCGGCAGCCTCCGCTGTGATTGCGGCGAGCAGGTCGAGCTGGCAATGCGGGCCATTGCCGAAGAGGGGAGGGGTGTTTTCCTCTATATGCGGCAGGAGGGACGGGGAATCGGCTTCCACAATAAGCTGCGCGCCTACGCCCTGCAGGATGAAGGGCTGGATACGGTAGAGGCCAATCTATCTCTGGGCTTTGCCCCGGACCTGCGGGATTACGGCATCGGCGCTCAGATACTGGCGGACTTAGGTCTGCACCGAATCCGACTGCTGACCAATAATCCCAAGAAGGTGATCGGCCTGGAAGGTTACGGCCTCCAGGTTGTTGAGACAGTGCCCATTATTACCCTACCTAATCCGCATAACCGACAGTATCTGGAAACGAAACAGAAAAAAATGGGCCATAAGCTCGGTATAGAGTGTGTCCAATAG
- the lepB gene encoding signal peptidase I encodes MKAYARQILVVVLIAVGIFFLLQATVQSFVVVGSSMMPSYEDGQRLLVNKVFYRIGEPEMGDAIVFQPPNNQRVDYIKRVIAGPGDTVEIEGGAVYVNDVAISEPYIMEYPRYTMSRKTVPENEYFVLGDNRNNSNDSHTGWTVQREAIIGKVWISVWPPSLIPDYNLAEQLSAAELLP; translated from the coding sequence ATGAAAGCCTATGCCCGCCAGATCCTGGTGGTTGTTCTGATCGCAGTAGGAATATTTTTCCTTTTGCAGGCCACCGTCCAGAGCTTTGTGGTCGTCGGTTCGAGCATGATGCCCAGCTATGAGGACGGCCAGCGGCTGCTGGTCAACAAGGTTTTCTACCGTATCGGTGAGCCTGAAATGGGTGACGCCATCGTCTTCCAGCCGCCGAACAACCAGCGCGTCGACTATATCAAACGTGTCATCGCCGGCCCCGGCGACACGGTAGAGATAGAGGGAGGGGCGGTGTACGTCAATGATGTGGCGATAAGTGAACCCTATATCATGGAGTACCCTCGTTACACCATGTCCCGGAAGACAGTTCCTGAGAATGAGTACTTTGTCCTCGGGGACAACCGCAACAACAGCAACGACTCCCATACCGGCTGGACCGTGCAACGCGAGGCCATCATCGGTAAGGTATGGATATCGGTCTGGCCTCCGTCACTGATTCCCGACTACAACCTGGCGGAGCAGCTATCTGCGGCCGAACTCCTTCCCTAG
- the ribD gene encoding bifunctional diaminohydroxyphosphoribosylaminopyrimidine deaminase/5-amino-6-(5-phosphoribosylamino)uracil reductase RibD, producing the protein MDYMAQALSLARLALGQVSPNPAVGAIIVNNDEVIGQGYTQPPGSDHAEIAALKQAGERARGGVMYVTLEPCCHHGRTPPCTRAIIASGIREVHLATLDVNRLVSGRGKKELEEAGIKVYSGEHEAEARRINEAFTKFITEGIPFVTAKFAMSLDGKIATRSGDSRWITGEAARKQAHYLRYTNDAVMVGVNTVLADDPQLTVRCSSKGGTAKKQPMRVIVDSNGRTPLSARVFTEPGQTVLALCRSLKKREQAAFTRAGAELLEVPRLNGQVDLRELLKALGKREITSVLVEGGGCLLGSFFDGGLVDKVIAFIAPLIIGGGEARTAVAGKGADKLIEALRLDEISVEQIGEDLMVCGYVSAKNSGKSSRADS; encoded by the coding sequence ATGGACTATATGGCGCAGGCGCTCTCCCTGGCTAGATTGGCTCTGGGACAGGTTAGTCCCAACCCTGCGGTCGGCGCAATAATAGTCAATAATGACGAAGTTATCGGACAGGGTTATACGCAGCCGCCGGGTTCCGACCATGCTGAGATAGCCGCCCTGAAGCAGGCCGGCGAACGGGCCCGCGGCGGTGTGATGTACGTTACCCTGGAGCCATGCTGTCACCACGGTCGTACTCCGCCCTGTACCCGGGCGATCATTGCCTCCGGTATTCGTGAGGTACATCTGGCTACACTGGATGTCAACCGCCTGGTGTCGGGACGGGGCAAAAAGGAGCTGGAAGAGGCGGGTATCAAGGTATATTCCGGCGAACACGAAGCCGAGGCCAGACGGATTAACGAAGCATTTACTAAATTTATCACCGAAGGCATACCGTTCGTCACAGCGAAGTTTGCCATGAGCCTGGACGGGAAGATTGCTACTCGGAGCGGGGACTCCAGATGGATTACCGGAGAGGCGGCCCGGAAACAGGCCCATTACCTGCGCTATACCAACGATGCCGTTATGGTCGGGGTCAATACCGTGCTGGCTGATGACCCTCAGCTTACCGTGCGGTGCAGCAGCAAGGGGGGAACGGCTAAGAAGCAGCCGATGCGGGTAATCGTGGATAGCAACGGGCGTACGCCGCTAAGTGCCCGCGTATTTACCGAGCCCGGCCAAACAGTGCTTGCCCTGTGCCGATCCCTCAAAAAGAGGGAGCAGGCAGCGTTTACCCGGGCGGGTGCCGAGCTACTGGAAGTACCCCGGCTAAACGGTCAGGTAGACCTGCGGGAACTGCTGAAAGCACTGGGGAAGCGGGAAATTACCAGCGTCCTGGTGGAAGGGGGCGGGTGTCTGCTCGGTTCCTTCTTCGACGGCGGGCTCGTCGATAAGGTTATCGCCTTCATCGCTCCTCTCATTATCGGCGGCGGAGAAGCCCGAACAGCGGTTGCCGGCAAGGGAGCCGATAAGTTAATAGAAGCTCTCAGATTGGATGAAATCAGTGTGGAACAGATTGGTGAAGACTTAATGGTATGCGGGTATGTGTCCGCAAAAAACAGTGGCAAAAGTAGCCGGGCAGACTCTTAA
- a CDS encoding UvrD-helicase domain-containing protein, translating to MDILAELNPVQKKAVEAISGPVLILAGPGSGKTRVITHRIAYLIKVCRVSPRHIMAVTFTNKAAREMEARLYQLARSEVNDLTIGTFHAICVRILRRDGRSTGVDPRFVIYDDDDQISLIKRSIGEVGFDTKQYAPRAIASAIGAAKSQMLNPADYLRKGGSYFDEVVGRVYERYQQALGESNALDFDDLLMKTVLLFRNDPEVLSRYQERYRHIQVDEFQDTNPVQYELIKQIGDKYRNICVVGDPDQSIYSWRYADLRNILNFEKDYPEAEVILLEQNYRSTKNILETASQLISANQQRKPNKLWTDNEAGELTTVVETYTEQEEAQFVVNEIECLVRQGKARLGDCAVMYRTNAQSRVLEEAFVRFGTPYKLVAGTRFYERREVKDIIAYLRLIQNTDDSISLLRVINVPGRGIGQQTLAGLSSLAQSMGISQYEALRNIAGAKDDTPPFTPHITRALAGFFNTIEEIIARSRELSLIDLFDLIIERSGYHEYLLTQPDGEERWENILELRTVAQQYSDLEAGEGLTSFLEEVALVSDIDGLDESLSAVTLITLHQAKGLEFPVVFIVGMEDGILPHFKSLDDPAQLEEERRLCYVGITRAGYRVYLVRAFRRKLMGKSAVNSPSRFLNDIPRHLISGDGLWMGTESRNAPSAHSGNSLPAGELKAGDHIRHHVFGNGVVVSLRSVDGDSEVTIAFNGAGVKKLLLSFARLDKVE from the coding sequence ATGGATATTCTTGCCGAGCTAAACCCCGTACAGAAAAAAGCAGTCGAAGCAATCAGCGGCCCGGTCCTTATTCTGGCCGGTCCCGGCAGCGGAAAGACCCGGGTTATCACCCACCGCATCGCCTATCTCATCAAGGTCTGCCGGGTGAGCCCCCGCCATATTATGGCGGTCACCTTTACCAATAAGGCCGCCCGGGAGATGGAAGCCAGGCTCTACCAGCTCGCCCGCAGTGAGGTCAATGACCTCACTATAGGCACTTTCCACGCCATTTGCGTCCGTATCCTGCGCCGGGACGGCCGGTCAACGGGTGTCGACCCCAGATTTGTCATCTACGACGACGACGACCAGATCAGCCTGATCAAGCGGTCTATCGGTGAGGTGGGCTTCGACACCAAACAGTATGCTCCCCGGGCGATAGCCTCGGCCATCGGGGCGGCCAAGAGCCAGATGCTTAACCCGGCCGATTACCTGAGAAAGGGCGGCAGCTATTTCGACGAGGTGGTGGGGCGGGTCTACGAGCGTTATCAGCAGGCACTTGGAGAAAGCAATGCCCTTGATTTCGACGACCTACTGATGAAAACGGTACTGCTGTTCCGGAACGACCCCGAGGTCCTGTCCCGATACCAGGAGAGATACCGGCATATCCAGGTCGACGAGTTTCAGGATACCAATCCGGTCCAGTACGAACTGATAAAGCAGATAGGGGACAAGTACCGCAACATATGCGTTGTCGGCGACCCCGACCAGTCAATTTACTCCTGGCGGTATGCCGACCTGCGCAATATTCTGAACTTCGAGAAGGACTATCCCGAGGCCGAAGTGATCCTGCTGGAGCAGAACTACCGCTCGACCAAGAATATCCTGGAAACAGCCTCACAGCTAATCTCAGCCAACCAGCAGCGTAAACCCAACAAACTGTGGACGGACAACGAGGCAGGCGAGCTGACCACGGTAGTTGAGACGTATACCGAACAGGAAGAAGCGCAGTTTGTCGTCAACGAGATAGAGTGCCTGGTCAGGCAGGGGAAGGCCAGGCTGGGAGACTGCGCCGTAATGTACCGGACCAATGCCCAGTCCAGGGTTCTCGAAGAAGCCTTTGTTCGCTTCGGCACGCCCTATAAGCTGGTCGCCGGTACCCGCTTCTACGAGAGGCGCGAGGTCAAGGATATTATTGCCTACCTCAGGCTCATCCAGAACACCGATGACAGTATCAGCCTGCTCCGCGTAATCAATGTGCCCGGGCGCGGCATCGGCCAGCAGACGCTGGCCGGGTTATCCAGCCTGGCGCAGTCTATGGGGATATCTCAATATGAGGCGCTGCGAAATATTGCCGGGGCCAAGGATGACACGCCGCCGTTTACCCCTCATATCACCCGGGCGCTGGCCGGTTTTTTCAACACGATAGAGGAGATTATCGCCCGCAGCCGTGAGCTTAGCCTGATCGATCTGTTCGATTTGATCATAGAGCGCTCCGGCTACCATGAGTATCTGCTGACCCAGCCGGACGGAGAGGAACGCTGGGAAAACATCCTGGAACTACGCACGGTAGCCCAGCAGTATAGCGATCTTGAGGCCGGGGAAGGCCTGACCTCCTTTCTGGAAGAGGTGGCCCTGGTCTCCGACATCGACGGTCTCGACGAGAGTCTGTCTGCGGTGACCCTGATTACCCTGCACCAGGCTAAGGGGCTGGAATTCCCCGTGGTGTTTATCGTCGGGATGGAAGACGGCATCCTGCCCCACTTCAAATCGCTCGACGACCCGGCTCAACTGGAGGAAGAACGACGGCTGTGCTATGTCGGCATCACCAGGGCCGGATACAGGGTATACCTGGTCCGTGCCTTCCGCCGCAAACTGATGGGGAAAAGCGCGGTTAATAGTCCCTCGCGCTTCCTGAACGACATACCGCGGCACCTGATCTCCGGAGACGGGCTGTGGATGGGAACGGAGAGCCGGAATGCCCCTTCAGCACATTCCGGGAACAGCCTGCCCGCCGGGGAACTGAAGGCCGGCGACCATATCCGTCACCACGTCTTCGGCAACGGAGTGGTGGTAAGCTTGCGGTCGGTAGATGGTGACAGCGAGGTGACGATCGCTTTCAACGGAGCCGGGGTAAAGAAGCTTCTGCTCAGCTTTGCCAGGCTGGACAAGGTGGAATAA
- a CDS encoding MBL fold metallo-hydrolase, whose protein sequence is MDINWLGHSCFMIKGKQTTVITDPYSPDLGYTLGKQSARVVTVSHRHPGHCFVQGIGGEPKQVTGPGEYEIGGVLIVGIPSYHDEEKGGIRGKNTIYLMHVDDMSVCHLGDLGHALSDEQAEEMGDVDVLLVPVGGVSTIDGSVAAGLVRQLTPKVVIPMHYQTEALNRELEPVARFLKEMGVEEVTSVPKLSVTRSNMPALTQVCLLDY, encoded by the coding sequence ATGGATATTAACTGGCTGGGACATTCCTGTTTCATGATTAAGGGTAAACAGACCACGGTTATTACCGATCCCTATTCGCCGGATCTGGGCTACACGCTGGGTAAACAAAGTGCCCGTGTTGTCACGGTCAGTCACCGGCACCCGGGGCATTGCTTTGTTCAGGGCATTGGCGGCGAGCCCAAGCAGGTTACCGGACCGGGCGAGTATGAGATAGGCGGTGTTCTGATTGTGGGGATTCCCTCCTATCATGATGAGGAGAAGGGCGGTATCAGGGGGAAGAACACTATCTACCTAATGCATGTAGATGATATGTCGGTGTGTCACCTTGGCGACCTGGGGCATGCACTCAGCGATGAACAGGCGGAGGAGATGGGTGATGTCGATGTGCTGCTGGTTCCGGTGGGTGGGGTGTCCACTATTGATGGCTCGGTGGCTGCCGGGTTGGTCCGTCAGCTTACCCCGAAGGTAGTGATTCCCATGCACTACCAGACCGAAGCGCTCAACCGGGAGCTTGAGCCGGTGGCGCGGTTCCTCAAGGAGATGGGAGTGGAGGAGGTTACCTCCGTGCCCAAGCTGTCTGTTACCAGGTCGAATATGCCTGCCCTTACACAGGTCTGCCTGCTCGATTATTGA
- the mutL gene encoding DNA mismatch repair endonuclease MutL codes for MSIRVLAPQIVSRIAAGEVVERPASVVKELVENSLDAGATRISVEVEGSGISRIRVTDNGSGIPPEEIELAFGRHATSKIGSLEDLDAISSLGFRGEALPSIAAAAEVELGSCAGEEPAGAYIRLQDGKVVEYGSRGHSPGTTVTVENLFRRIPVRLKFLRSAATENSHIANIVSRYALAYPEVGFTLSLDGRITLRTPGSGRLIDSIAQVYGVEIARSMLEIKSRQGESGNTLPLVTGMTGSPKVSRSSRDYLSLFVNRRWISHRTLAWAVEQAYHGLLMVGKHPVAIINISLPPGEMDVNVHPAKTEVKFRNEQAVFSTLQRTVRQTLIDLTPVPKVEEVRTPYRASPAPAQMLWTEAADGTGPAKAPPEAAGTPASSLPALRVIGQLSRSYIIAEGPDGLYIIDQHAAHERILFEQINDQRSQHRVETQTLLEPVPFDVTPGQGEVLKTRCENLARFGFSVEPFGEGTFLVRTVPAGLAGRDWASAIRELLDKERGQADWEERIAISIACHSAVRAGQVLGDDEMREIVRQLEQAAVPNSCPHGRPTMIHLSLGQLGKEFGRR; via the coding sequence ATGTCAATCAGGGTTTTAGCTCCCCAGATAGTATCCCGAATTGCCGCCGGCGAGGTGGTGGAGAGGCCGGCCTCGGTGGTCAAAGAACTGGTGGAAAACTCCCTGGACGCCGGCGCCACCCGAATCTCGGTCGAGGTTGAGGGGAGCGGGATAAGCCGGATCAGGGTGACCGACAACGGGTCGGGAATACCGCCCGAGGAGATAGAGCTTGCCTTCGGCAGGCATGCCACCAGCAAGATAGGCAGCCTGGAAGACCTGGATGCCATCTCGAGCCTTGGCTTTCGCGGCGAAGCGCTGCCCAGCATCGCCGCCGCGGCTGAGGTAGAGCTTGGCAGCTGTGCCGGAGAGGAGCCGGCGGGTGCTTATATCCGTTTGCAGGACGGGAAAGTCGTCGAATACGGCAGCCGGGGGCATTCCCCAGGAACCACGGTTACCGTGGAGAACCTATTCCGACGGATACCGGTAAGACTGAAATTCCTCAGGTCGGCGGCTACGGAAAACAGTCATATCGCCAATATCGTCAGCCGGTATGCCCTTGCCTATCCCGAGGTCGGTTTTACCCTGTCGCTTGACGGCCGGATTACCCTGAGAACACCGGGCAGCGGCCGTTTGATAGACAGCATAGCTCAGGTCTATGGAGTTGAGATAGCCCGAAGCATGCTCGAGATTAAGAGCCGGCAGGGCGAATCAGGTAATACCCTGCCTCTGGTAACGGGGATGACAGGTTCGCCAAAAGTAAGCCGGTCCAGCCGTGACTACCTGAGCCTCTTTGTCAATCGCCGCTGGATAAGCCACCGCACACTGGCCTGGGCGGTAGAACAGGCCTACCACGGCCTCCTGATGGTAGGGAAACACCCGGTAGCCATCATTAACATCTCGCTACCCCCAGGGGAGATGGACGTCAATGTTCACCCGGCCAAGACCGAGGTAAAGTTCCGCAATGAACAGGCCGTCTTCAGTACCCTGCAGAGAACGGTAAGGCAGACCCTGATCGATCTGACCCCGGTACCCAAGGTCGAGGAGGTCAGGACACCCTACCGGGCATCCCCGGCACCGGCACAGATGCTGTGGACGGAAGCTGCTGATGGTACCGGACCGGCGAAAGCACCGCCGGAAGCTGCCGGAACGCCGGCTTCTTCACTACCGGCACTGCGGGTAATAGGGCAGTTATCCAGAAGCTACATTATCGCCGAGGGTCCCGACGGTCTTTATATTATCGACCAGCATGCCGCTCATGAGCGTATCCTTTTCGAGCAGATCAACGACCAGAGGTCGCAACACAGGGTAGAGACCCAGACCCTGCTTGAACCGGTCCCGTTCGATGTTACCCCCGGGCAGGGGGAAGTACTGAAGACCCGCTGCGAAAATCTCGCCCGATTCGGCTTCTCTGTCGAGCCGTTCGGGGAGGGGACATTTCTCGTCAGGACAGTACCGGCCGGGCTGGCCGGACGTGACTGGGCATCAGCAATAAGGGAACTACTGGATAAAGAGCGCGGTCAGGCGGATTGGGAAGAGCGGATAGCAATATCCATCGCCTGCCACAGTGCGGTGAGGGCCGGGCAGGTCTTAGGCGATGATGAGATGCGTGAAATAGTGCGTCAACTGGAGCAGGCTGCCGTTCCCAATAGCTGCCCTCACGGGAGACCGACCATGATTCATCTCAGCCTGGGTCAACTAGGGAAGGAGTTCGGCCGCAGATAG
- a CDS encoding InlB B-repeat-containing protein — protein MLDFFKKIFRKRNPPAKSAQASQSTQTGKSEQGSRLTRVKHVTRTERWTGWWKRVTEVVKERARPGIPRIVWGDRFSPRQRIGIIAAVAGTVLGVWLGIHYYQPPPPMHGLSIATNPADGGSVSASVGGVISPLQGNYRDGSPVTLTATPSEGYQFGSWSGDASGTSPTVTITVDGDKDITANFDTIRYTLSTSVNPPEGGTISTESGSYQPGSTIDLVATASPGYEFRGWSGDVYGTSPGVTVTMDSDRSVIANFSIVRYTLEVSASPTEGGTVSTGGGVYPPGSPVDLVATPSPGYEFLGWSGDVSGTNPEVNLTMDSDKSVTANFDTIAQRIEYTMPAGAISGSVISFSNVLNRGDIVSGFVELTGEYKTRDRTFRWNFEILNPEGRSVDTFRGHWVSKTRHDFSFDVLYNGDYKIKVDHNSLYDLYLVIEIVPKGWESSKP, from the coding sequence ATGCTCGATTTCTTCAAGAAGATATTCAGAAAGAGAAACCCCCCCGCTAAATCAGCGCAGGCCAGCCAATCAACGCAAACCGGCAAGTCAGAACAGGGCAGCAGGTTAACACGGGTCAAGCACGTTACCAGGACGGAGAGGTGGACAGGATGGTGGAAGCGAGTCACCGAGGTCGTCAAAGAAAGAGCAAGACCGGGAATCCCCCGGATAGTGTGGGGGGACCGGTTTTCACCGAGGCAGAGAATCGGCATCATCGCGGCCGTGGCCGGAACCGTGCTGGGGGTATGGCTCGGTATTCATTACTATCAACCGCCCCCGCCGATGCACGGCCTCAGCATCGCAACAAACCCCGCTGACGGCGGCAGTGTCAGCGCCAGCGTCGGCGGCGTCATCAGCCCGCTTCAAGGCAACTACCGTGACGGCAGCCCGGTAACACTGACAGCCACACCATCAGAAGGCTATCAGTTCGGTTCATGGTCCGGAGATGCCTCCGGGACCAGCCCGACAGTCACCATTACCGTGGACGGCGATAAGGATATCACCGCCAATTTCGATACCATCAGGTACACCTTATCGACCTCGGTCAACCCGCCCGAGGGCGGCACGATAAGTACCGAAAGCGGCAGCTATCAGCCGGGCAGTACGATAGACCTGGTCGCGACAGCCTCCCCGGGCTATGAATTCCGCGGGTGGTCCGGCGACGTCTACGGGACCAGCCCCGGGGTTACCGTTACCATGGACTCGGACAGGAGCGTAATCGCCAACTTCAGCATCGTCCGCTACACGCTGGAAGTGTCGGCCAGTCCGACTGAAGGCGGCACGGTAAGCACCGGCGGCGGCGTCTACCCGCCCGGCAGTCCGGTAGACCTAGTCGCAACACCATCCCCGGGCTATGAATTCCTCGGATGGTCGGGCGACGTCTCTGGGACCAATCCCGAGGTTAACCTCACCATGGACTCGGACAAGAGCGTAACCGCCAACTTCGATACGATAGCACAGAGGATAGAATATACCATGCCCGCCGGAGCAATCTCGGGCTCCGTCATCTCGTTCTCCAATGTACTGAACCGGGGCGATATCGTGTCAGGCTTTGTCGAGCTTACCGGAGAGTACAAGACCAGGGACCGTACCTTCCGGTGGAACTTCGAGATCCTGAACCCGGAAGGCAGGTCGGTGGATACATTCCGGGGACACTGGGTAAGTAAAACCCGCCATGACTTTAGCTTCGACGTGCTATACAACGGCGACTACAAGATCAAGGTGGACCACAACAGCCTCTACGACCTCTACCTGGTCATTGAAATCGTGCCCAAAGGCTGGGAGAGCAGCAAGCCGTAA
- a CDS encoding DNA alkylation repair protein has translation MASLEEALDRIKSMARPDQLDGMARYGMAVERRLGVSVPELRGLAKDLGRDHELALELWGTGIAEARLVAGMIDDPGKLTEAQMEEWVIGIDSWDVCDQVCMNLFEKVPLAWKKIIDWSEREEEFVKRAAFALIACLAWHDKKAADERFIELLPVIVRGATDERNFVKKAVNWALRNIGKRNSNLNRAAVKTAGEIQQIDSRAARWIAADTIRELESEAVRKRLKS, from the coding sequence ATGGCATCTCTGGAAGAGGCACTGGATAGAATCAAGAGCATGGCCAGGCCCGATCAACTGGATGGCATGGCCAGGTACGGCATGGCGGTGGAGCGGAGATTAGGGGTATCCGTTCCCGAACTGAGGGGTTTGGCCAAAGATCTGGGGCGGGATCACGAGCTTGCCCTGGAGCTATGGGGAACCGGCATCGCCGAGGCAAGGCTGGTAGCAGGGATGATCGACGACCCCGGCAAGCTGACCGAGGCACAGATGGAGGAATGGGTGATCGGCATCGACTCCTGGGACGTCTGTGACCAGGTGTGTATGAATCTTTTCGAGAAGGTTCCCCTCGCCTGGAAAAAGATTATCGATTGGTCTGAGCGGGAAGAGGAGTTCGTCAAGAGGGCTGCCTTCGCATTGATAGCCTGTCTGGCCTGGCATGATAAGAAGGCGGCGGATGAGAGGTTCATCGAGTTGCTTCCGGTGATAGTTCGGGGAGCTACGGACGAGCGCAACTTCGTTAAGAAGGCGGTTAACTGGGCGCTGAGGAACATAGGGAAAAGGAACTCGAACCTGAACCGGGCTGCCGTCAAGACGGCCGGGGAGATTCAGCAGATCGACTCCAGGGCGGCCCGCTGGATTGCCGCCGATACCATCAGGGAGCTCGAGAGCGAAGCGGTCCGGAAAAGACTGAAAAGCTGA
- a CDS encoding riboflavin synthase: MFTGITEEIGRVLSAEPNGLAISASKVLKEIEIGGSIAVNGVCLTVTGFTADSFSVDTMPETIERTNLGQLGVGSKLNLERPLTLGKPLGGHLVQGHIDNTARVASVMRDGEATIMGFETRPEIMHYIVNKGFIAVDGVSLTVMDRDAGSFTVSLVGYTRENTTLGSKRVGDPVNLEVDIIAKYVERLSQTYRPGITAEFLKEHGFSSG; this comes from the coding sequence GTGTTTACCGGAATTACGGAAGAAATAGGCAGGGTTTTGTCGGCGGAGCCGAATGGTCTTGCCATCTCCGCCAGCAAGGTTCTAAAGGAAATAGAAATAGGCGGGAGCATCGCCGTGAACGGGGTATGCCTGACCGTAACCGGTTTTACCGCCGATTCCTTTTCTGTTGACACGATGCCGGAGACAATAGAGCGGACTAATCTCGGACAGCTCGGCGTCGGGAGTAAGCTTAATCTGGAGCGGCCGCTAACCCTGGGGAAGCCGCTGGGTGGACACCTGGTACAGGGGCATATCGATAACACGGCAAGAGTGGCCTCGGTGATGCGGGACGGGGAGGCCACAATAATGGGATTTGAAACCCGGCCCGAAATTATGCATTATATAGTGAACAAGGGCTTCATTGCCGTCGACGGAGTCAGTCTGACGGTAATGGATAGAGATGCCGGCTCTTTTACGGTATCTCTAGTTGGTTATACCCGTGAAAATACCACCCTGGGTAGTAAACGGGTGGGCGACCCGGTCAATCTGGAGGTAGATATCATTGCGAAATACGTGGAGCGGTTAAGCCAGACATACCGCCCGGGTATAACAGCGGAGTTTCTCAAGGAGCACGGCTTCTCTTCAGGTTGA